TGGTTTTATGCCGATTTTCACGCTGCGAAAACCCTTCGCTTTGTGCTCTTCGAGATAAAGAACACGTTAAAACGCAGCAGTAAGTGAATTTTGGTTGCACAGCCTGCTCTAAATTTTCTCCGGTATTTCGGCGTTCATCCGTTCAAGCCAGTTGTCAAGTTTCTGCTCAAGCTTTTTTACCTTCTCAGGCATTTTCTTAGAAAGGTCGTTTTTCTCGCTGATATCTTCTTTCAGGTTATAAAGCTCCAGCTTCGGCCCTTCGTAATGCCGTATGAGTTTGTAATCGCCGCTGCGGACGGTGCTGCACGGCCTTTCCCCTTCGCCATGGTAATGCGGGAAATGCCAGAAGAGATCTTTCCTGCTGAGCCTGTCTTTCTCGCCGGATAAAAGAGGCATAAGGCTGATGCCGTCTTTATGCAGCTGAGGGAGAAGCTCGCCTCCTGCTGCCTCGATACAAGTTGGGAATATATCGTTCGTTATTATCGGATAATCGCACTGAGAACCCGGCTTTGTAACTCCGGGCACCCTGAAAATATACGGCTCCCTTATCCCGCCTTCGTAGTAGTAGCCTTTGCCCGAACGCAGCGGGTAGTTGCTGGTAGGGCCGTTTTTATGGGCACTGAGCCCCCCGTTGTCCGAGGTGAATACAACTATCGTATCATCCTCCAGCCCCTTATCTTTGAGCATATTTAGAATCTTCCCGCAGTTTACATCCATGCAGTGTACCATTGCAGCATAAGCAGGATTATCCCAAATCTTGTTGGGATGTGCTTCAAGTTTCTTTCTGTAGTATTCTTCAAGATCCTTGCGAGGCTTTATAGGCGTATGCACAGTATAGAAGCAGGTGAGCATAAAGAAGGGCTTTTTCCCTTCGCAAAGCTCAGCGAGCCTCGCCGCTGATTCATCCCCTATGCGGTCTGTAAGGTATTCGCCTTTCTCGCCCTCAGGTTTGATTTTCGGGTTGTTGTACGGTGCATAATAGTGGTTTGGCCGATACGGAGCCCCCTTGTGCGTCCCGCCGAAGTTGGTGTCGTAGCCCTGATTTGTTGGGTAGAAGTGTTCTGTTTCCCCGAGATGCCATTTGCCGAGGAATGCTGTGGAGTAGCCTTTGGCCTTGAAGTAGTCTGCGATGGTAACCTCTTCAAGCTCAAGCTGTTTTTCAGTACGGAGGATTTCAAGTTCAGGCTTGAACCTGTTCTTTATCCTGTTTACTGGTACTCCCGGAATCCAGTCTGTGATTCCAAGGCGGGCGGGGTATTTGCCTGTTTGCAGGCTTGCTCTTGTCGGCGAGCAGACAGCGCAGGAGGCATAGCCCTGCGTAAAACGCATTCCCTGCCTTGCGAGCCTGTCGAGGTTTGGAGTCTCGTGCAGTGTGTTTCCGCAGCAGGCAAGGTCGTGTGCGCCGAGGTCATCGCAAACTATTATAAGAACGTTTTTATTTTTCTTTGCTCCCGCTTGGAGAAATTCGGGCATTGCTGCTGCTGCAGTCATCGCTGCGGCTGTTTTAAGGAAATCTCTTCTCTGCATAATAAGCCTCTCGAAATTTTATAATTGAAAACTTTACCATCTGTCAATAAGAGTGAGAGCAACAGTAACCCTCTTTCTATAGTGTATGTAAGAAATTGGAAATATTTTCCCAAAAAACAAACGGTTTATGGAAAATTTTCTGCCGCAAATATTTTTTGGCAAAATGCAAATCATCACGCTGCAATGCTTTGCAGAATCTATTGCTATCTATATTACTGATCAAGTCCGCCTGCGGTGGAAAACTCGCTAAGGATTTTTTGTGGCTCGTGGCAAGTTGGCTTGTGGCAAGCAGCCAGCGGCCCGTGGCAAAATCTGTCTAGTCCTGAGTATAGTTGACAGATATCAGAATAGATGTTAATTAAATTTCAGGAATATTTATGAAAGACAAAAGACCTACAGGCACTCGTTATAGTGAAGCATTTAAGTTGCAAGTGGTAAATGAGCTTGAATCTGGTAAACTCTCATGTATAAATGAAGCCAATATTCGTTATGGAATAGCAGGAAGCCACACCGTTAAGCGTTGGCTTAAGAAATACGGCCGAAACCATTTAATACCAAAGAGGATACGCGTGGAAAGACCAGATGAACATGACCGGTTAAAGCAATTAAAAGCAGAGAACAAAGAGCTGAAAGAAGCTCTCGCAGATGCTTATTTAGAAAAGCTTGTAAGTGATTCTCGATTTGAAGTTACCTGTGAGCAGTTTGGCTTGGACAGTGAAGAAGTCAAAAAAAAACTAGATACGAAACGGCACACAAGGCTTACAAAAGGGCTTCAGAAAAGGAAGAAAAAGTAACCATAACT
This window of the Sedimentisphaera salicampi genome carries:
- a CDS encoding sulfatase translates to MQRRDFLKTAAAMTAAAAMPEFLQAGAKKNKNVLIIVCDDLGAHDLACCGNTLHETPNLDRLARQGMRFTQGYASCAVCSPTRASLQTGKYPARLGITDWIPGVPVNRIKNRFKPELEILRTEKQLELEEVTIADYFKAKGYSTAFLGKWHLGETEHFYPTNQGYDTNFGGTHKGAPYRPNHYYAPYNNPKIKPEGEKGEYLTDRIGDESAARLAELCEGKKPFFMLTCFYTVHTPIKPRKDLEEYYRKKLEAHPNKIWDNPAYAAMVHCMDVNCGKILNMLKDKGLEDDTIVVFTSDNGGLSAHKNGPTSNYPLRSGKGYYYEGGIREPYIFRVPGVTKPGSQCDYPIITNDIFPTCIEAAGGELLPQLHKDGISLMPLLSGEKDRLSRKDLFWHFPHYHGEGERPCSTVRSGDYKLIRHYEGPKLELYNLKEDISEKNDLSKKMPEKVKKLEQKLDNWLERMNAEIPEKI